From Candidatus Neomarinimicrobiota bacterium, one genomic window encodes:
- a CDS encoding nitrilase-related carbon-nitrogen hydrolase, translated as MVIQSRPELGAVEANLAAVASALDETSFDLLVLPELFATGYFFHDSAQVRQLSEPVPGGPTTRFLTDLASANDAFICAGLVERNGDYLYNTAVLVGPEGLIGSYRKLHLFYEEKFWFTPGNGPLEVYDLGVARVGMMICFDWRYPEVARILALKGAQILLHSANLIQPHCQDAMVTRCLENGIFAATANRIGSDTKPDGSSLAFTGQSQVMNPRGEVLARASCDRVEVLTVDIDPAVADDKLVTEHNHLLNDRRPEYYGPITG; from the coding sequence ATGGTAATTCAGAGTCGCCCGGAGCTGGGTGCGGTAGAGGCCAACCTGGCGGCAGTGGCGTCCGCCCTTGATGAGACCTCCTTCGACCTTCTGGTGTTGCCCGAACTCTTTGCCACCGGTTATTTCTTTCATGACTCTGCTCAGGTAAGGCAGCTCAGTGAACCCGTCCCCGGAGGCCCCACGACCCGCTTTCTCACGGATCTGGCCAGCGCTAATGATGCCTTCATCTGTGCCGGCCTAGTTGAGCGGAACGGCGATTATCTTTATAACACCGCTGTATTGGTTGGGCCGGAGGGCTTGATTGGCAGCTATCGAAAACTGCACTTATTTTACGAAGAGAAATTCTGGTTCACACCCGGCAACGGGCCTCTGGAAGTATATGATCTGGGAGTGGCCCGCGTGGGGATGATGATCTGTTTTGACTGGCGCTATCCCGAGGTGGCCCGGATCCTGGCGCTTAAGGGAGCGCAGATCCTCTTACACTCGGCTAACCTGATACAACCCCACTGCCAGGACGCCATGGTCACCCGCTGCCTGGAAAACGGGATCTTCGCTGCTACTGCTAATCGTATCGGCTCCGACACCAAGCCCGATGGCAGCAGCCTGGCATTCACCGGACAAAGCCAGGTGATGAATCCCCGAGGGGAAGTGCTCGCCCGGGCATCCTGCGACAGGGTGGAGGTCCTGACAGTGGATATCGACCCCGCCGTGGCCGACGACAAGCTCGTCACCGAACATAACCACCTTTTGAACGATCGGCGCCCGGAGTACTATGGCCCGATAACCGGCTGA